The Terriglobales bacterium genome includes the window TCTTCGTCGAGTAGAAAAGGAAATGAGGCCGGATGTTCATCCAGGAATTTCGTTGGATTAAACATGCCATCCTTCTTCTCCGCTGCGATGTAGACGAGCGCGCCGCCAATTTCTTCAATGGTCTTTTTCCAGGGCTCCAACTGAGCCATGCGCTTTACGCAGTTCGGTCACCAGGTACCGCGCAAGAACTCGACGACAACGGGGCCTGACTCCAGAACTGTCCGCAGCGAAATCGCCTGAGGCATATTCGCCGCCAACAGCATGAATTCCGGAGCACGATCACCCACCTTCAACGTGCTACTTTCTCTTGCCATCCAGTGGACTGTAAAACAGGGGAGAAAACCGGACAATACCGGAAGAAACTGGGGAACCAAAAGAAGCAGCAGCGGGACGGATGAGTGGGACGAGAGGGCTCGAAAAAGAGTAAAGCCGCCGATAGTTCGGCGGCTGCTGAGAGATGCGGTTTGCTAGGCGGCCGGAATTTTCAATTCCTGTCCGGCGCGAATCTTATCGGGATCGGCGATGTTGTTTGCCTTGGCGATTTTCATGTAGTCGTTCGTGTTTCCGTAGAACGACTTGCTGATCTTGGAGAGGCTATCACCGGATTTAACAACGTACATGGTTCCCTGCCCCACGCTGATGTCGTGCTTCAGGTCGGCGAAGTTTGAATCGATCTTCTTGATCTCGTCCCACGCTTGATTTTTCAGGTGCTCGGTGGGCGCTGTCGCCGAGAGCACGGCTTTTCCATTCTCGACGTGAAAGTGCTGAACCTGGAATCCGTGACCGGACATGAAGTCCGCTACGGGCTGGTATTTGTTCTTGAGTTCCTGATCAGTCATTGCTCGGCTCCTTCTCTGGGTGGATGTGAGATGTTTTTGGAGTTTCGGAACTGAGACGGACTTACATTACCTGAGATCGCCCCAGATCGCACAAGGATGCGCGAGGTTTTGCACAGGCGAAGAGATTCTTAGAGAAGCCTTAACGCGGTAAGCCGTAGGATTGCCAGAGTTTGAACCACGGACTGGAGGCCAGCGCCTGATCGTGCCGGCGATTGGCAGCTTCCCGGTCGGCAGGAGAAGACGGTCTGCCGTCGGGCAGTGCGAAAATGCGCTCCAGCCACTCTATTTCGGCGATGGTCTTTTCGGGATCCATATCCTGAACTGATCTTACCAGTTGGATGCACATTCGAAGACGAGCAACTTACAAATTGATCGGTGCATATCTGTAAGGGTGAAGGAAAAGCGAGCTAATGAGGCATCTCGCCGACTCCGCGGCTGGCAGGAAATTGCGGCATTCCTTGGGCAGCCAGTCGAGGTGGCCCAACGATGGGGACGTTCAGGAATGCCGACTCGCCGGGAGGGTCGCTACGTGGTTGCTGACTCGGCTGAGCTAAGCCAATGGTTGGGTCGTGAGGCTCATCTTGCTGCTCCAGCACAAATCGCTTCGGAGAGAAGCGACCTGATGGCGGATCTACGGAAGTCCCTGCAACTTAGAAAGCGCAAGTAACGCTGGAAACGTTTCGGCTGGCTGTGCAAGGGAGAGGGTCAGGTGCTTATGCCTGTGAAGAGCATCCCTATGTCACGTTCCGTATGCACCTGTCAGAGGCCATTAGGCAGAATTTAGCCGGAGCTGCTCGTTATAGACTGCCCTCCACCCCCGTCCCGCAAACAGCCCCTGCGTTTTCCAGTGCCACCTTCGCCAGCACAAAGAATAAAAATGAGAAGCGGAAACTGTTTCGCGATCAACCTTGCATTTCCGAGACTATCGAGGGCGTGCTCGACTTTGTCGAAGCAGAGAGAGTTCATGAGAAGCTTCTTAGGCCTGATTTGTTTTTCGTTCTGTGAAGAAGTCGACAGGAACCAAACGCCAACAGGCTTAGCACAAGCACCGCAATGCTGTTAGGTTCTGGAATGGCTCTGTAAATCCCGCTCGGCAACTCCACAAATTCTGTGTGTGACCCGTAATTGGCGTACACATTGGCTCCGTCCAACAAAAACTCGCCCACGCACCCTTCATAAAGACATATCACCGTTCCGTAGACCTGACTTTCATTGTTAATCTTGAGCGGAACTGTGCCCATTATTCCAACCCCCATCCCGGGATATGGATCACCGTATCGCCAAAACGCGTACCGCACCTGCTCAAGTAAAGAATTTAGGTCTTGCGGAACCCCTAGGGTCGATGAAAATCCATTCTGAATCGGCTCTGCTGACCGGTTCAGACGGCTATACCCAACGTATTCACCTTTTGAATTAACAGACGTGGGATGTATCTGAACATCTGGGTCGTAGCCGAACTGGCTGACAGGCTTGAGATCGATGTATTGTTCCCCGTCGTAAAGAAATCCCCACATTGTCATCCTGTCATGTTCGAAGGTGTAGAGACTACAACGGATAAATATGCACTCTTCCTCGGTAAACTGGTGACTGTACGTTCCAACGCTATATCTCCCGCTAATTGCCGTTACGACGGTCGTTCCCGGAATGGCTCCGGGAAATTCCAGACTATCGGCATGTAATGAATCTACGAGAACGAAAGTAAGGAGAAGTACTACAGAGGACACCAGAACTCTTCGATGCATGGACGTTCTCCAGTTCACATTTCTGGAGTTCTCGGGGAGGGAGACACCGCTAACGTTAGCAGCCACGGAAAGAAC containing:
- a CDS encoding LysM peptidoglycan-binding domain-containing protein: MTDQELKNKYQPVADFMSGHGFQVQHFHVENGKAVLSATAPTEHLKNQAWDEIKKIDSNFADLKHDISVGQGTMYVVKSGDSLSKISKSFYGNTNDYMKIAKANNIADPDKIRAGQELKIPAA